A single region of the Halopiger xanaduensis SH-6 genome encodes:
- a CDS encoding GNAT family N-acetyltransferase — translation MEIRPATLEDREGIRAVARDTWHDTYDELDADTIDRTIDEWYGDDALETALSKAGTAFLVAERDGEVVGFTHGVVTEDEGDVLRMAVHPDHQNEGIGTALHERLCEDLQDFNMERMRAIDLASNEGGREFYERQGFERTGEGTVEIGDEQRREVVYTLEL, via the coding sequence ATCGAGATCCGTCCCGCGACACTCGAGGACCGCGAGGGGATCAGGGCCGTCGCCCGCGACACATGGCACGACACCTACGACGAACTCGACGCCGACACCATCGACCGAACCATCGACGAGTGGTACGGCGACGACGCGCTCGAGACGGCGCTCTCGAAGGCCGGCACTGCGTTCCTCGTCGCCGAGCGCGACGGGGAAGTCGTCGGATTCACGCACGGCGTCGTCACCGAGGACGAGGGCGACGTGCTCCGCATGGCCGTCCATCCGGACCACCAGAACGAGGGAATCGGAACGGCGCTGCACGAGCGACTCTGCGAGGACCTGCAGGACTTCAACATGGAGCGGATGCGCGCGATCGACCTCGCCTCGAACGAGGGCGGCCGCGAGTTCTACGAACGACAAGGGTTCGAGCGGACCGGCGAGGGGACCGTCGAAATCGGCGACGAGCAGCGCCGCGAGGTCGTCTACACGCTCGAGTTATAA
- a CDS encoding translation initiation factor translates to MSNDDDLEDLLDELDGQGDLETSQQQLRLRTESRRYDKPVTIVEGFDLSKSEIEDVASDLKSSLGTGGTVTEGHIELQGDHRDRVPDLLRERGFKVQE, encoded by the coding sequence ATGTCAAACGACGACGACCTCGAGGATCTGCTCGACGAACTCGACGGCCAGGGCGACCTCGAGACGTCACAACAGCAACTGCGGCTCCGAACCGAGAGCCGGCGCTACGACAAGCCGGTGACGATCGTCGAGGGGTTCGACCTCTCGAAGTCGGAGATCGAGGACGTCGCCTCCGACCTGAAGAGTTCGCTCGGGACGGGCGGCACGGTCACCGAAGGCCACATCGAGTTGCAGGGCGACCACCGCGATCGGGTTCCGGACCTGCTTCGCGAGCGCGGGTTCAAGGTCCAGGAGTAG
- a CDS encoding DUF192 domain-containing protein: protein MTDVWRRRHLLAVAGTVAAAGCLDGIGSGASTDEAGNSTDETDGTDGTDGTDGDETESASESGDGNESDDENESEGENESDGDESTVHENYETTDVTVATPDGDELGSVTAAIADTSELRYLGLSDTEELPEDRGMLFVYESVEEREFVMREMSFGIDIIYADADGTITSVHHAPEPEPGEDGESEEHTYPGEGQYVLEVNYEWTAERDVSEGDVLEFDLDE from the coding sequence ATGACAGACGTGTGGCGACGACGACACCTTCTCGCAGTCGCCGGAACGGTCGCGGCCGCAGGTTGCCTCGACGGGATCGGTTCGGGTGCATCGACCGACGAAGCGGGTAATTCGACCGACGAGACCGATGGGACCGACGGAACCGACGGGACCGACGGCGACGAAACCGAGTCGGCGAGCGAAAGCGGCGACGGAAACGAATCGGACGACGAGAACGAAAGCGAGGGTGAAAACGAGAGCGACGGCGACGAATCGACCGTCCACGAGAACTACGAAACGACCGACGTCACGGTCGCCACGCCCGACGGCGACGAACTCGGCTCGGTGACGGCGGCGATCGCCGACACGAGCGAACTTCGCTACCTCGGTCTGAGCGACACCGAAGAGCTCCCCGAGGACCGCGGCATGCTGTTCGTCTACGAGTCGGTTGAGGAGCGCGAATTCGTCATGCGCGAGATGAGCTTCGGCATCGACATTATCTACGCCGACGCCGACGGCACGATCACCAGCGTCCACCACGCGCCCGAACCCGAACCGGGCGAGGACGGCGAGTCCGAGGAACACACGTACCCCGGCGAAGGGCAGTACGTCCTCGAGGTCAACTACGAGTGGACGGCCGAACGCGACGTCAGCGAAGGCGACGTCCTCGAGTTCGACCTGGACGAGTAA